A DNA window from Propionispora vibrioides contains the following coding sequences:
- the mraZ gene encoding division/cell wall cluster transcriptional repressor MraZ — translation MLMGEYLHSIDNKGRLILPAKFREEVGDNFVVTKGLDTCLFVYTKEEWGNLEKKLKQLPLAKADARAFVRFFFSGASELDCDKQGRFLLPANLRDYAKLDKDVVIIGVSSRIEIWSKDAWDAYNSEIGPTVAGIAENLVDLGI, via the coding sequence GTGTTGATGGGAGAATACCTTCATAGTATTGATAATAAGGGCCGTCTCATCTTGCCGGCAAAATTCCGCGAGGAAGTCGGCGACAACTTCGTTGTTACCAAAGGACTTGATACCTGCTTGTTTGTATATACCAAAGAGGAATGGGGCAATTTAGAAAAAAAATTAAAGCAATTGCCTTTAGCTAAAGCAGACGCCAGGGCCTTTGTACGGTTTTTCTTTTCCGGAGCCTCAGAACTTGACTGTGATAAGCAGGGGCGTTTTTTGCTGCCTGCCAATTTACGGGATTATGCCAAGCTTGATAAAGATGTCGTTATTATCGGCGTATCCAGCCGGATTGAAATATGGAGCAAGGATGCCTGGGATGCTTATAATAGTGAAATCGGACCGACGGTGGCTGGAATTGCCGAAAATTTGGTTGATCTGGGGATATAA
- a CDS encoding UDP-N-acetylmuramoyl-tripeptide--D-alanyl-D-alanine ligase, protein MQFTIKEICQALGSELVTVESAAPDIVFSGISIDTRTVKPGDLFVALIGERFNGHDFLTKAVASGAAGLVVQDVCPAGPLKLPVITVGNTLKALQNIARFHRLRYSIPVIAITGSNGKTTTKDMTAAILASRRSVLKTQANYNNEIGLPLTLLNLTEKHEAAVVEMGMRGLGEIKELAGIALPTVGVITNVGETHMELLGSLDNIAAAKAELVEAIPPEGLIVLNADNPHVLAMAGKARGSVLTYGLTEQADIRASEVVLGDGGSTFTCHVGAETFPVTVPALGRHNVFNALAAISVGSALGLQPVDIQRGLAAFETAAMRLAVSKVSDYVVINDAYNASPASMAAAVDTLVDIAPNRAVAVLGDMLELGDIAVEAHRHIGRRLANSGTGLVVTVGELAGEIAGAAREHGVQEVFACRDHAAAKQILADKLRPGDTILIKGSRGMKMEQILEILGNH, encoded by the coding sequence GTGCAGTTTACCATAAAAGAGATTTGTCAGGCTTTGGGCAGCGAACTGGTAACGGTGGAAAGCGCTGCACCGGATATTGTCTTTAGCGGAATTTCCATCGATACCCGGACGGTAAAGCCGGGAGATTTATTTGTTGCTCTGATTGGTGAACGTTTCAACGGGCATGATTTTCTGACTAAAGCGGTAGCAAGCGGGGCAGCCGGACTGGTAGTGCAGGATGTCTGTCCGGCGGGGCCGCTGAAGCTGCCGGTCATAACCGTAGGAAATACACTGAAGGCTTTGCAGAATATTGCGAGGTTTCACCGGTTGCGTTACTCCATACCGGTGATCGCCATAACCGGCTCCAACGGTAAAACGACCACTAAGGATATGACGGCGGCTATTTTGGCGAGCCGCCGTAGTGTATTGAAAACACAGGCAAATTACAATAATGAAATCGGTCTGCCGCTGACGCTGCTCAATCTGACGGAAAAACACGAAGCGGCCGTGGTGGAAATGGGCATGCGTGGTTTGGGCGAGATTAAGGAACTGGCCGGTATTGCCCTGCCGACAGTGGGTGTGATTACCAATGTCGGTGAAACTCATATGGAGCTCTTGGGATCGCTGGACAATATTGCGGCTGCTAAGGCGGAATTGGTGGAAGCCATACCACCGGAAGGTTTGATTGTCTTGAATGCCGATAATCCCCATGTCCTGGCCATGGCCGGCAAGGCGCGGGGGAGCGTGCTGACTTATGGTTTAACGGAGCAGGCTGATATCCGGGCCAGTGAGGTCGTGCTGGGCGACGGTGGCTCCACGTTTACCTGTCATGTGGGAGCGGAAACCTTTCCCGTGACTGTGCCGGCGCTGGGCAGGCACAATGTGTTCAACGCGCTGGCGGCGATCAGTGTCGGTTCGGCGCTTGGCTTGCAGCCTGTCGATATACAGCGTGGCCTGGCTGCGTTTGAAACGGCGGCTATGCGGCTGGCGGTGAGTAAAGTATCAGACTATGTGGTGATTAATGATGCCTATAATGCAAGTCCGGCTTCGATGGCTGCTGCCGTGGATACGCTGGTCGATATCGCGCCCAACCGGGCGGTTGCCGTGTTGGGAGATATGCTGGAGCTGGGTGATATTGCCGTCGAAGCCCATCGTCATATTGGCCGAAGGCTGGCCAACAGTGGTACCGGTCTGGTGGTTACCGTCGGCGAGCTGGCTGGTGAAATTGCCGGCGCGGCCCGTGAGCATGGTGTGCAGGAAGTTTTCGCCTGCCGTGATCACGCGGCAGCCAAGCAAATCCTTGCAGATAAGCTGCGGCCGGGCGATACGATACTGATTAAAGGCTCACGGGGTATGAAAATGGAGCAAATATTAGAAATACTAGGTAATCACTGA
- the murD gene encoding UDP-N-acetylmuramoyl-L-alanine--D-glutamate ligase: protein MGFAGKRMLVAGAGVSGVAVAQILQKKGARVTLQDTKTLDELGDRVKSLQQQGIKLALGQQNEILVSDFDYIVVSPGISIYSPLVLAAEQQGVEVISEVEVAYRLCPAPILAITGTNGKTTTTTLVGEMAKTTGKRVVVGGNIGKALSLEVEDVTDKDLVVAEISSFQLEGARTFRPVVAAVLNVTPDHLDRHKTMGNYMAMKSRIFTNQSSQDYVVANYDDPLVREMMNKAVSQVVYFSRKTELAQGVFLKGDMITIAWKGKTYPVCSIHTLRIIGSHNVENALAACGVAFFAGVAVSDMAVVLERFEGVEHRIERVATVRQVTYYNDSKATNPESSIKALEAFRGHVILLAGGRDKHTDLTEFMKLVKEKVDCLILIGEAGERFAQAAREQQVEHIGRADSMAAAVQMAHDLAQPHQVVLLSPACASYDMFKNYEERGRVFKELVHKLSS from the coding sequence ATGGGTTTTGCAGGAAAAAGAATGTTGGTGGCAGGGGCTGGCGTCAGCGGCGTGGCTGTAGCCCAAATATTGCAGAAAAAAGGTGCCCGTGTTACCTTACAGGATACGAAAACGCTTGACGAACTGGGAGACCGGGTCAAAAGCCTGCAGCAGCAGGGCATTAAACTGGCGCTGGGGCAACAAAATGAAATTTTGGTGAGCGATTTTGATTATATAGTTGTTTCACCGGGAATATCTATTTATAGTCCCCTAGTTTTAGCAGCCGAGCAGCAGGGGGTAGAGGTTATCAGTGAAGTAGAAGTTGCCTACCGGTTATGCCCGGCGCCCATACTGGCTATTACCGGAACGAATGGGAAGACCACCACCACCACCCTGGTGGGGGAAATGGCGAAGACCACCGGCAAACGGGTAGTGGTAGGCGGCAATATCGGCAAGGCCTTGTCGCTGGAGGTCGAGGACGTAACAGACAAGGATTTGGTGGTGGCCGAGATATCGAGTTTTCAGTTGGAAGGCGCCAGGACCTTTCGCCCGGTTGTCGCCGCCGTGCTGAATGTAACTCCCGATCATCTTGACCGGCATAAAACCATGGGAAATTATATGGCTATGAAGAGCCGGATCTTTACCAACCAGTCTTCACAGGATTATGTGGTGGCCAATTACGATGACCCGTTGGTACGGGAAATGATGAATAAAGCTGTGTCGCAAGTTGTGTATTTCAGCCGGAAAACGGAGCTGGCGCAGGGCGTTTTTCTAAAAGGCGACATGATTACCATTGCCTGGAAAGGCAAGACTTATCCGGTATGTTCCATTCATACGCTGCGGATTATTGGCAGCCATAATGTGGAAAATGCTTTGGCGGCCTGCGGTGTGGCTTTCTTTGCCGGTGTTGCAGTTTCCGACATGGCTGTGGTGCTGGAACGTTTTGAAGGAGTCGAGCACCGGATTGAACGAGTGGCTACTGTTCGGCAGGTCACTTATTATAATGACTCGAAGGCTACCAATCCCGAATCCTCCATCAAGGCCTTGGAGGCTTTTCGCGGTCATGTGATTCTTCTGGCCGGCGGCCGGGATAAACATACCGATTTGACTGAGTTTATGAAACTAGTTAAGGAAAAAGTCGATTGTCTGATTTTAATCGGCGAGGCTGGTGAGCGCTTTGCTCAGGCTGCCCGGGAACAACAGGTAGAACATATTGGGCGGGCCGACAGTATGGCGGCGGCGGTACAAATGGCACACGACCTGGCACAGCCGCATCAGGTAGTATTGTTGTCGCCGGCCTGTGCGAGCTACGACATGTTTAAAAATTACGAAGAACGTGGTCGCGTATTTAAGGAACTGGTACATAAACTTTCGTCCTAG
- a CDS encoding DUF1858 domain-containing protein gives MTIDKNMSIIEVVEAYPAAVDVFRSYGMGCLGCAAARFENIAQGAAAHGINIDALIADLNKVAQQTSQA, from the coding sequence GTGACTATTGATAAAAACATGAGCATTATTGAGGTTGTAGAGGCCTATCCGGCAGCAGTGGATGTATTCCGCAGCTATGGCATGGGCTGCTTGGGTTGTGCGGCCGCCCGTTTTGAGAATATTGCCCAGGGAGCTGCCGCTCACGGCATCAATATAGATGCACTCATTGCCGACCTTAATAAAGTGGCACAGCAAACATCACAAGCTTAA
- a CDS encoding septum formation initiator family protein produces the protein MLVNKKENWDSYYQEQANQTISTQVKENSRPNLALRAKCFATVLLLAAIAIVFTIQSEAMIRAGYTLVQSKAQLAKVEKENEQLHLDIAKLKSPQRIQTIATSELGMVLPKNIYYAVNETATVSPAAPPEEKSLTNQLIGFVKAARAEAHKAR, from the coding sequence ATGTTAGTGAATAAAAAAGAGAATTGGGATAGTTATTATCAGGAGCAGGCTAATCAGACCATATCGACGCAAGTAAAAGAAAATTCACGTCCCAATTTGGCTTTGCGCGCCAAGTGTTTTGCTACTGTGTTACTACTGGCTGCCATTGCTATTGTATTTACCATTCAAAGTGAAGCGATGATAAGGGCCGGCTATACCCTGGTGCAATCTAAAGCGCAACTGGCTAAAGTGGAAAAAGAAAATGAACAGCTCCATCTTGACATTGCTAAATTAAAATCACCGCAGCGCATTCAAACCATTGCGACCAGTGAACTGGGGATGGTTTTACCTAAGAATATATACTATGCCGTCAATGAAACGGCAACTGTTTCACCGGCCGCTCCACCGGAGGAGAAATCGCTAACCAATCAGTTGATCGGTTTTGTTAAAGCAGCCAGGGCAGAAGCACATAAGGCGCGGTAA
- the mraY gene encoding phospho-N-acetylmuramoyl-pentapeptide-transferase, which yields MQELLYAAGMAFLIAILCGPLLIPVLRRLKFGQSIRQEGPQRHYAKAGTPTMGGIIILIALLIPSLFYGGKSAEVLLALFVTFGHGLIGFLDDFIKVVLKRSLGLKARQKLVGQIIMAAALAYIAAVYMGRGTDLWIPLLGIQLDLGPFYYILIFLVLVGTTNAVNLTDGLDGLAAGTTTIAALAYGAICLVFGKFDLAVFCVALAGAALGFLRFNAHPAKVFMGDTGSLALGGALAAVAVMTKTELLLVLVGGVFVVEALSVIVQVISFKSTGKRVFLMSPIHHHFELSGWSETKVVTVFWLAGIVCSAVALLVLTASKSGG from the coding sequence ATGCAAGAGTTGTTGTATGCCGCCGGTATGGCGTTTTTAATTGCCATACTGTGCGGCCCGCTGCTGATTCCCGTGTTGAGGCGGCTAAAATTTGGTCAGAGCATTCGGCAGGAAGGGCCGCAACGGCACTATGCAAAGGCGGGAACGCCTACAATGGGCGGCATTATCATTCTGATCGCCTTACTGATTCCATCTCTGTTTTATGGCGGAAAGAGTGCCGAGGTGTTATTAGCCTTGTTTGTCACCTTTGGTCACGGACTTATTGGTTTTTTGGATGATTTTATTAAAGTAGTACTAAAACGTTCCTTAGGTCTAAAGGCCAGGCAGAAATTGGTGGGACAAATTATTATGGCGGCTGCGCTGGCTTATATTGCTGCCGTATACATGGGACGGGGGACGGATCTGTGGATTCCTTTACTGGGAATTCAGCTTGATTTGGGGCCGTTCTATTATATATTAATTTTTCTGGTGCTTGTCGGCACAACGAATGCGGTTAATCTGACGGACGGACTGGACGGTCTGGCGGCGGGAACTACTACGATTGCGGCGCTGGCTTATGGGGCTATCTGTCTAGTTTTTGGCAAGTTTGACCTGGCTGTGTTCTGTGTAGCGCTGGCCGGAGCTGCCTTAGGCTTTTTGCGGTTTAACGCTCATCCGGCCAAAGTGTTCATGGGCGATACCGGTTCGCTGGCTCTGGGTGGCGCGTTGGCCGCTGTTGCCGTCATGACAAAAACCGAGCTTTTATTGGTGCTCGTTGGCGGCGTGTTTGTCGTAGAGGCGCTGTCGGTCATTGTACAGGTCATATCCTTTAAGTCAACAGGTAAGCGGGTCTTTCTAATGAGTCCGATTCACCACCACTTTGAACTGTCGGGCTGGTCGGAGACAAAGGTTGTGACTGTCTTTTGGCTGGCGGGAATTGTGTGCAGCGCCGTGGCATTGCTGGTATTGACCGCAAGCAAATCAGGAGGCTAG
- a CDS encoding FeoA family protein, with translation MNLTQLKSGDAGLITALQRLSGADQRKLIAFGLVPGALLQVLQTMPVYVVKIENTELALDYEMARAIVVRRKF, from the coding sequence ATGAACCTGACTCAGTTAAAGTCCGGGGATGCCGGGTTGATCACTGCCTTACAGAGGCTGTCCGGGGCGGATCAGCGGAAGCTGATTGCTTTTGGCCTGGTGCCGGGAGCCTTGCTGCAAGTTCTGCAAACGATGCCGGTCTATGTAGTGAAGATAGAAAATACCGAATTGGCTTTGGATTACGAGATGGCCCGTGCCATTGTGGTGAGACGAAAATTTTAG
- the rsmH gene encoding 16S rRNA (cytosine(1402)-N(4))-methyltransferase RsmH, protein MEFSHVSVLLQESVDSLVTDAGGTYVDCTLGGSGHAGMVVTKLNKAGRFIGIDQDPAAIQAGRERLAQAVCRVDIIQNNFSQLERILDELEIEAVDGILFDLGVSSHQLDVAERGFSYMQDAPLDMRMNPAAEFSAYHVINEYSESRLAAVIAEFGEERWAKRIAKFIVAARADGKINTTGQLVDIIKSAIPAAARRDGPHPAKRTFQAIRIEVNKELDILKAAFTAAVNRLKIGGRICIITFHSLEDRIAKQTLAELAKGCECPPRFPVCVCNKQPIVKLVGKPISPSAEELDVNPRARSAKLRVAEKV, encoded by the coding sequence ATGGAATTTAGTCATGTAAGTGTTTTATTACAGGAAAGTGTCGACTCCTTGGTTACTGACGCCGGCGGAACCTATGTGGATTGTACCTTGGGTGGCAGTGGACATGCCGGGATGGTTGTTACCAAACTAAACAAAGCGGGACGCTTCATCGGTATCGATCAGGATCCGGCAGCTATTCAGGCCGGACGGGAGCGGCTGGCGCAGGCTGTCTGCCGGGTTGATATTATCCAAAATAACTTTTCCCAGCTAGAACGGATTTTAGATGAGCTGGAGATTGAAGCGGTAGACGGAATTCTGTTTGATCTGGGGGTTTCTTCCCATCAGCTTGATGTGGCGGAACGGGGATTTTCCTATATGCAGGATGCACCGCTGGATATGCGGATGAATCCGGCGGCGGAATTTTCCGCTTATCATGTGATCAATGAGTATAGTGAAAGCCGTCTGGCGGCAGTGATTGCCGAATTTGGCGAGGAACGCTGGGCTAAACGGATCGCCAAGTTTATTGTGGCTGCCCGGGCTGACGGCAAAATAAACACAACAGGGCAACTGGTTGATATCATCAAAAGTGCTATTCCGGCAGCAGCCCGGCGGGATGGTCCTCATCCGGCCAAGCGTACGTTTCAGGCCATTCGTATTGAAGTGAACAAGGAACTGGACATACTGAAAGCTGCCTTTACCGCGGCGGTAAACCGGCTTAAAATCGGCGGCAGGATCTGTATCATTACGTTTCACTCTTTGGAGGACCGGATCGCCAAGCAAACTCTGGCTGAGTTGGCCAAAGGCTGTGAATGTCCCCCGCGGTTTCCGGTGTGTGTGTGCAATAAGCAGCCTATTGTTAAGTTGGTGGGCAAGCCTATTAGCCCGTCGGCGGAGGAACTGGATGTGAATCCGCGGGCAAGAAGCGCTAAGCTGCGAGTCGCTGAAAAAGTGTAG
- a CDS encoding stage V sporulation protein D, with protein MPLITHVVVRKRVACLLLLVGFVMAALCCRLLYLQFYKSEWLTENATDQRVRDIPVEAKRGIIFDRNGKELGVSISSDSVYAIPAEIRDVEDTAAKLAAILVLDNNKLVKQLKKRQAFTWIERKVGSDQAKAIKALNLPGIGLTEESRRYYPHDNVAAHVLGFTGIDSQGLDGVEITFDSYLKGRPGSIVVEYDARGREIPYAVHKFMPPTDGNNIYLTIDLIIQQIAERELDKVMKETGAKAATMVAIKPQTGEVLALANRPDYDPNHFADFSPKLWRNIAVSNAYEPGSTFKIITTAAALGEGVVKLSDRFFDPGEVEVQGRIIHCWKDGGHGSQSFEEVIENSCNVGFVNVGLKLGIEPFYRYLQSFGFGKATDIDLPGEAKGILINSEQAKAINIATMAMGQSIAVTPIQLATAVAAVANDGQLLRPQIVREVRDKNGQILRDFKPDSVKQVIDPAVAKEVKGVLEKVVEEGTGKNAFLEGFRVAGKTGTAQKVGGGGYMPGKYVASFVGFAPADDPQVVLLVIIDEPVGMYYGGQIAAPVFGSAMKDILQYLQVQPKLAEKPTGVEQKPHVDVPGVINLLPDEAKAQLAKLDLTGIVEENGERIVDQIPKPGSKVPAGSKVLLYTSTPRYNWSEVTVPDCQGLSGEEAARILGEIGLSVRPVGDSKAQVTSQEPPVGSKVPSGSIVTVYFE; from the coding sequence TTGCCGCTGATTACCCATGTTGTTGTCCGCAAAAGGGTGGCTTGTTTGCTGCTGCTCGTCGGTTTTGTTATGGCAGCCCTGTGCTGCCGCTTACTGTATCTTCAGTTTTACAAGAGTGAATGGCTGACCGAGAACGCTACCGACCAACGCGTCCGGGATATTCCCGTCGAGGCGAAGCGGGGGATTATCTTTGACCGTAATGGAAAAGAGTTAGGCGTCAGTATCAGCTCCGATTCTGTTTATGCGATTCCGGCCGAAATACGTGATGTTGAGGACACAGCAGCCAAATTGGCTGCTATTTTGGTATTGGATAATAATAAGCTGGTAAAGCAGCTTAAAAAGCGCCAGGCTTTTACCTGGATAGAGCGTAAGGTGGGCTCGGACCAGGCAAAGGCTATCAAGGCGCTTAACCTGCCCGGGATTGGCCTGACTGAGGAAAGTCGACGCTATTATCCGCACGATAATGTGGCAGCCCATGTTTTGGGCTTTACCGGGATTGACAGTCAGGGCCTGGACGGTGTGGAAATTACTTTTGACAGCTACTTGAAAGGACGACCGGGCAGTATTGTTGTTGAATATGACGCCCGTGGCCGTGAGATTCCCTATGCCGTGCATAAATTTATGCCGCCGACGGACGGGAATAATATCTACCTGACCATTGATCTGATTATCCAGCAAATTGCCGAGCGGGAACTGGATAAAGTGATGAAGGAGACCGGAGCTAAAGCGGCGACAATGGTGGCCATCAAACCGCAAACAGGCGAAGTTTTGGCCCTGGCCAACCGGCCTGATTATGATCCCAATCATTTTGCCGATTTTTCACCGAAGCTCTGGCGCAATATTGCCGTCTCTAACGCTTATGAACCGGGTTCTACCTTTAAGATTATTACGACTGCCGCCGCGCTAGGTGAGGGCGTGGTCAAACTGTCGGACCGTTTTTTTGATCCGGGAGAAGTGGAGGTACAGGGCCGGATCATTCACTGCTGGAAGGATGGCGGACACGGCAGTCAGAGTTTTGAAGAGGTTATCGAAAATTCGTGCAACGTGGGTTTTGTCAATGTAGGACTGAAATTAGGCATCGAGCCTTTTTACCGTTATTTGCAGTCCTTTGGCTTCGGCAAGGCAACTGATATTGACCTTCCCGGCGAAGCGAAGGGCATTTTGATTAATTCCGAGCAGGCCAAAGCGATCAATATCGCTACGATGGCCATGGGGCAGAGTATTGCCGTTACGCCAATCCAACTGGCCACTGCGGTGGCGGCGGTCGCCAATGACGGGCAATTGCTGCGGCCGCAGATTGTTCGCGAGGTCCGGGACAAAAACGGGCAAATTCTCCGGGATTTTAAACCGGACAGTGTAAAACAGGTGATTGATCCGGCTGTGGCAAAAGAAGTAAAAGGAGTTTTGGAGAAGGTTGTAGAAGAAGGTACAGGAAAGAATGCCTTTCTTGAGGGCTTTCGCGTAGCCGGTAAAACAGGAACAGCGCAAAAGGTGGGTGGCGGCGGCTATATGCCGGGGAAATATGTGGCATCTTTTGTCGGGTTTGCCCCTGCCGATGATCCTCAGGTGGTGCTGCTGGTGATTATTGATGAGCCGGTAGGCATGTATTATGGCGGGCAGATTGCCGCGCCGGTGTTTGGCTCCGCTATGAAGGATATTTTACAATATCTGCAGGTGCAGCCCAAATTGGCAGAAAAACCGACGGGAGTAGAGCAAAAGCCGCATGTTGATGTTCCCGGCGTTATCAATCTTTTGCCAGATGAAGCCAAGGCGCAACTTGCCAAACTGGATTTAACGGGAATCGTGGAAGAAAACGGGGAACGGATTGTCGATCAAATTCCCAAGCCGGGCAGCAAAGTTCCTGCCGGTTCTAAGGTACTCTTATATACCTCGACGCCAAGGTATAACTGGTCAGAAGTTACTGTGCCGGATTGCCAGGGGCTGTCCGGTGAGGAAGCTGCCCGGATATTGGGCGAAATTGGCCTGAGCGTCCGACCTGTCGGTGATAGCAAGGCGCAAGTTACCAGCCAGGAGCCGCCGGTCGGCAGCAAGGTGCCTTCCGGTTCGATTGTCACCGTTTATTTTGAATGA
- a CDS encoding UDP-N-acetylmuramoyl-L-alanyl-D-glutamate--2,6-diaminopimelate ligase, with product MMTLGDLLAHLPDAVQAGRIERTQEVKSITYDSRQVTDGSVFICLKGAKTDGHDYVAQACRQGAIAVIIEEDVNVPAGVAKIKVSDTRTAMQGIVPSFFGFPSRKLRMIGVTGTNGKTTTTYLLRDILTRAGYRVGVIGTIQTLIGDRVLPVKNTTPDVVELQGILAEMVACNMDYVVMEVSSHALALNRVAGCEFDVGIFTNMTQDHLDFHGNFDNYLEAKARLFSLVSDPAASKERKTAVVNLDDPAAKRILQSAKCATLTYGVKAATADLRALQVDVKASGVSFTVRGPAGDIDLALPITGLFNVYNVLGAVGAALAEGIEPQIIKAALEGFKSVPGRFELVNAGQPFSIIVDYAHTPDGLENILKTAQQIAKRRILVVFGCGGDRDRTKRPIMGRLAVEYGDVVIATSDNPRTEDPAVILAEIEVGIREKLVEGKLYEKIADRRQAIKRALELAQTDDIVIIAGKGHETYQILKDKTIHFDDRETAVELVKELM from the coding sequence ATGATGACATTAGGTGATTTGCTGGCACATTTGCCGGATGCCGTGCAGGCGGGCCGCATAGAGAGAACACAGGAAGTGAAGTCGATTACCTATGATTCGCGACAAGTGACCGATGGTTCGGTATTTATCTGTCTGAAAGGTGCAAAAACTGACGGCCACGATTACGTGGCACAGGCTTGCCGGCAGGGTGCTATCGCGGTCATTATTGAAGAGGATGTTAACGTTCCGGCCGGAGTCGCTAAAATAAAAGTTTCCGACACGAGGACAGCCATGCAGGGGATTGTCCCTTCTTTTTTTGGTTTTCCGAGCCGGAAACTACGTATGATCGGTGTAACGGGCACTAACGGCAAGACGACGACCACCTATTTGCTGCGTGATATTTTAACCCGTGCCGGCTATCGGGTCGGTGTGATTGGCACCATTCAGACCCTGATCGGAGACCGGGTGTTGCCAGTGAAGAATACGACGCCCGATGTGGTGGAATTGCAGGGAATATTGGCTGAAATGGTAGCTTGCAATATGGATTATGTGGTGATGGAAGTATCTTCTCATGCCCTGGCGCTGAACCGGGTGGCCGGTTGTGAATTTGACGTAGGCATATTTACCAACATGACTCAGGATCATTTGGACTTTCATGGCAATTTCGACAATTATCTGGAGGCCAAGGCCCGTTTATTTTCTCTGGTCAGTGATCCGGCGGCCTCAAAGGAAAGAAAAACGGCGGTGGTCAATTTGGATGATCCGGCGGCCAAACGCATTTTGCAAAGTGCAAAGTGTGCCACACTGACCTATGGTGTAAAGGCGGCGACGGCGGATTTGCGGGCCTTACAGGTGGATGTAAAAGCTTCCGGCGTGAGTTTCACCGTTCGTGGCCCTGCCGGTGATATTGATCTTGCTTTGCCGATTACCGGCTTGTTCAATGTATACAATGTATTAGGTGCTGTGGGCGCGGCTTTGGCGGAGGGGATTGAGCCCCAGATTATTAAAGCAGCGCTGGAAGGCTTTAAAAGCGTTCCCGGCCGGTTTGAACTGGTCAACGCCGGACAGCCGTTCAGCATCATTGTGGATTATGCCCATACGCCGGACGGACTGGAAAACATTCTGAAAACGGCCCAGCAAATTGCCAAACGGCGCATTCTTGTCGTATTCGGCTGCGGCGGTGACCGGGACCGGACCAAACGGCCCATTATGGGGCGGCTGGCCGTGGAATATGGCGATGTGGTCATTGCCACGTCGGATAATCCGCGAACCGAGGACCCGGCAGTGATTTTAGCAGAAATTGAAGTGGGAATCCGGGAAAAGCTGGTTGAAGGTAAGCTGTATGAGAAAATCGCTGATCGCCGGCAGGCGATCAAACGGGCCTTGGAACTGGCGCAAACGGACGATATTGTGATCATTGCCGGCAAAGGGCACGAAACCTATCAAATACTAAAGGATAAAACCATTCATTTTGATGACCGGGAAACCGCGGTGGAACTTGTCAAGGAGCTGATGTAG